A window of the Brachybacterium sacelli genome harbors these coding sequences:
- a CDS encoding superoxide dismutase: MADYTLPDLDYDYGALDPSISGKIMELHHSKHHATYVKGANTALEKLAAAREAGDFATVNQFSKDLAFNLGGHTNHSIFWKNLSPEGGDKPTGELAQAIDEFFGSFDAFRDHFTAAALGIQGSGWAILAYEPIGGKLVIEQFYDQQNGVPVATVPLFQLDMWEHAFYLDYQNVKADYVKAIWNIVNWADVQKRFETARATGSSLVIPQA; the protein is encoded by the coding sequence ATGGCGGACTACACGCTTCCGGATCTCGACTACGACTACGGGGCGCTCGATCCTTCGATCTCCGGGAAGATCATGGAGCTGCATCACTCCAAGCACCATGCGACCTATGTCAAGGGTGCGAACACGGCGCTGGAGAAGCTGGCGGCGGCCCGGGAGGCCGGTGATTTCGCCACGGTGAACCAGTTCTCGAAGGATCTGGCGTTCAACCTCGGTGGGCACACGAACCACTCGATCTTCTGGAAGAACCTCTCGCCGGAGGGTGGGGACAAGCCCACCGGTGAGCTGGCGCAGGCGATCGATGAGTTCTTCGGGTCCTTCGATGCGTTCCGCGATCACTTCACGGCGGCGGCGCTGGGTATCCAGGGTTCGGGCTGGGCGATCCTGGCGTACGAGCCGATCGGTGGCAAGCTCGTGATCGAGCAGTTCTACGATCAGCAGAACGGTGTCCCGGTGGCCACGGTGCCGCTGTTCCAGCTGGACATGTGGGAGCACGCGTTCTATCTCGATTACCAGAACGTGAAGGCGGACTACGTCAAGGCGATCTGGAACATCGTGAACTGGGCCGACGTCCAGAAGCGGTTCGAGACCGCTCGCGCGACCGGCTCCTCGCTGGTCATCCCCCAGGCCTGA
- a CDS encoding single-stranded DNA-binding protein: protein MRDIHTTLMGNATADPTPRVQESGDDTAHVRIAVTGRYYDSSKGDFTDRKTEFITVYTRRALARHLVASVKKGQPLVVTGRLGSSEWTTDEGVQRYSLTLQAEAIGHDLSFGTSTFTRPMKSEDAPNLDPDSGEVLPETPQETDSALTEESVEDPDLAPAF from the coding sequence ATGCGCGACATCCACACCACCCTGATGGGCAACGCGACGGCCGATCCCACCCCGCGCGTCCAGGAGAGCGGCGACGACACCGCCCACGTCCGGATCGCCGTCACCGGGCGCTACTACGACTCCTCGAAGGGCGACTTCACCGACCGCAAGACGGAGTTCATCACCGTCTACACCCGGCGGGCGCTGGCCCGCCATCTCGTGGCGTCAGTGAAGAAGGGCCAGCCCCTGGTGGTCACCGGGCGGCTCGGCAGCAGCGAATGGACCACGGATGAGGGCGTCCAGCGGTACAGCCTGACCCTGCAGGCCGAGGCCATCGGCCACGACCTCAGCTTCGGCACCAGCACTTTCACGCGTCCCATGAAGTCCGAGGACGCCCCCAACCTCGATCCCGACAGCGGGGAGGTGCTCCCGGAGACGCCCCAGGAGACTGATTCGGCACTCACCGAGGAGTCGGTCGAGGACCCCGACCTGGCACCGGCGTTCTGA
- a CDS encoding PPA1309 family protein — protein MTTPDTDPLDAPTAALAAAVLEVARHVEDGPLAAPRLFALARSAELTAASPSLAALLGADGAGEDAPDDLQLTPIDLDDGSQDARGEDPLSALATVQWPDLAAGGAIACELAPTAWSVRAEEGAEELPEGRALRVVVAAHTDGTTWSAVHRGAEHGYVLGAALLPDISAALLQTLRPAD, from the coding sequence ATGACAACTCCCGACACGGACCCGCTCGACGCACCCACCGCCGCTCTCGCCGCCGCGGTGCTCGAGGTGGCCCGGCACGTCGAGGACGGGCCGCTGGCCGCGCCCCGGCTCTTCGCGCTGGCCCGCAGCGCAGAGCTGACGGCCGCCTCCCCCTCGCTGGCGGCGCTGCTCGGCGCCGACGGCGCGGGCGAGGATGCCCCCGATGATCTGCAGCTGACCCCGATCGACCTCGACGACGGGTCCCAGGACGCCCGCGGTGAGGACCCGCTCTCCGCGCTGGCGACCGTTCAGTGGCCGGACCTGGCGGCCGGTGGCGCGATCGCCTGCGAACTCGCACCGACCGCGTGGTCCGTGCGCGCTGAGGAGGGCGCTGAGGAGCTGCCGGAGGGGCGCGCGCTGCGTGTGGTGGTGGCCGCGCACACCGACGGCACCACCTGGTCAGCCGTGCACCGCGGCGCCGAGCACGGGTACGTCCTCGGCGCCGCGCTGCTGCCCGACATTTCCGCAGCCCTGCTGCAGACGCTGCGGCCCGCCGACTGA